Within the Thiohalobacter sp. IOR34 genome, the region CTGGCGTTCGTTGTCCCCACTCTTCCAACTGTCGGGAAATGCGCTTCTGTATTCCCCATTCGTGTCCAGAATAACGATCGTTGTCCGCTTGACGGCGGGCTGATCCAGCACCGACTGGATAAGGCTGGCGATCGTGCAGGATTTCCCCGATCCCGTACTTCCAAGCACGGCCGCGTGCTTCCCGAAAAACGCATCCGGGTCGATACGGATGGTCCGACCGGGCACCACTGCTGAGTCTCCGATCGGGATGCAAAACCCAGGCTTGTCAGGCTTCGGCTGTAATGTCGCTTGGTCAGCTGGCCCGAAGATCGCATCGAGGTCCTGCCTCTGTGCAAGATGAACAGGGCTGTCCAGCACCGGAAACAGAGATACCCCTTGACGGAACCGCTCGCCATCAATGGTGCCAATCAGTGTCGCCTTCATGAGCCGCCGAGCGGCAGGCAGGGCCACCATCGTCCGGTCGGCCTTCATCTCAGCCTCTTCGACAAGGACGACACGAGTCACCATCGCAACAAGCCGGCGCGCGCCTACAGGGATAGTGATGTAGCCATTGATGCGGCCCACCTCCTGTGGGCCTTCGAAGGTGGTCCGAGTCATCCCCTTCAGGTCGCGGTTGAGTTCGATCGTGACCTGTGCCGTATCGACCGCCACCACCCGTCCGATCTCACTATCCGCCGCCATTTTCGCCTCCTTGCTCCTCTGATCGGCTCTTGGAGAGGGCGCGCTGAGTAGCGATAACTTTCTTACGGATATCTTCCTCCCGGAGATCAGGCAGCACGTCCTGGACAAAACCGGAAAATGTGCCAACATCTCCTTCCGCAATCCATACCCGCTGATCCTGCTGTTCTTTCAGCCTTTTTACAAACTCGCTCTGCGGAGCGGGATCCACGACCACGAGTGTAAAACTGGGCACCGAGAGCGCCTGGCGGATAATAGCGTTCACGTGATCGTCGCCGAATCCGTAACCGATCGTGAAAAGGACGGATTGCGGGCGCACGAGCGCCCCCGCAAATCGGCGGAAGAGTTCCGAATACGGCATCCCTAGAGTCTCGCCATACTTGGCCGGCGTCGGGTAAATGAGCAGATGGCCCCCTTCGCTCGCCATTTCGCCTGCGCTCGCCGTGATACCGTACGGATTTTCAATGGAGGGCTCCTCGACAGCCCAGCTGATCGAGCCATGCAGCTTGTACAAATGCACTACCCGGTCAAAGCGATGAACGCGTCCCTCGGTGGTCTCCGCCGGAAAATAGAGGTCCTGCTCATAGCTTTCCGGCCGGAAGATGCGACGCTGCGTGCCAACACAGCCGTCGAGCAATACAATCCCTTCCGCATCCGCCGCTTGCTCCACCAGAGTGTCGTAGTTCAACGTGAAGAGGTTCACACGCTTCAGGTTGAGTGGCCGGGTCAGGACCTTGCGAAGAAAGTTCTTGTACGTGATAAATCCAGCCTGCTTGTCCGGCGCTGGCAGGTGACACGCCTCGGCAAGCGCCCGTACCGCGACCGCTAGGCAGGATTCAAGATCCTCAGCTGTAACATCGACACCCGGATCGCCTTCGATCCGCAGACGTCCCCCCTTCTCTGGAAGCGCCGCCCTCCAGCGGTAGAGCTGAGAAAGCACCTGCTCAAAGTTAGCGGCTAGCGGTTCGGCGCCGCCATCCTGGATTGCTTTATGCCGCTCCAAGATGTGATCGCGGCTAGTCGGAACCGATCCGTTGTCAACGACATGTTGAACGGAAAGGTAAAACATCTTGAGCCAGCGGCGGAGCCGAGGGCTATCGCCGCCGTATATTCCCTCTTTGTGGATAGCCTGCTCGATGGCAATGGGAACCTTCCCGAGTAACGGCCCGCCACAGTCTACCGAGGTGCCCGCCCCCAGTAAGAAGGACACAGTCTCGGTTTTTAGCAGTGTCCCTACCCGAATCCGAACCTCCTCAAGCGCAGCCTGCTGGGCGCCGTCTTCTGAGCCCTCGGCTACTGCGAGCAAGTTGTCTCCACCCACCCAAAAGGCTGGGCTGATCTCATCACCAGATTTTTGGACATCGTCTGTCATGATATCGCCTGCGCCTGGCTTTCCATTTCTCGGAGTAATTCCTTCGTGTGCGCTTTGCGCCAACCCGCAGTCAATTCGCCCGAAAACGCGCTCCTCATAAGCGAATTGAACAAAGATTCTAGAAACTGATGGGCATTCATCATACCTACCGACATTTTTTCCATTTCGTTATAGCGACAGGCAAATTCCTTCTGCATCTCCACTGGTGGGATTGGAACCGGTATCTTCTCTAGATTCCTTCGTGTAATTCTCCCTCTTGTAGTACCGGATGCTGCAGCCTGCGCCTTCCCCAGAAAAAATGGCATGTTGCACAGGCAGACAACATATTCTGGCAATGCCACACTTTGGCCCACCCTTACAATAGTGATATCCACCGCTGTAATTGCGCGTTGTTCTAGCTCCGGCACTATGCAGGCTCGGCCAATAGGCTCCGCCATCCGTGAGACGAGCACGTCTCCCGCTAATACTTCCGTGCAACCAAGCTCGTCGAACTTCTCATCGGTTATAAACTTCCTTGATTTGTCAAGAAAGCGGCCAATCCCGATATCTGCTAGCTGGAGAAGCCGAACATTGCCCGACTCGTCCATATTTTCTGAGAGGATCCAATCCCCGTCAGTGACGAGGCCCGTCTCACCCTTCAAGGCACCGAATGGCTGAACATCCCAGCCACGTGGATTCAAAAGAGGATCACCGAACATCTGATAGAACAGTGCGGGAAGGATACGGGCGGCCTTTTTGTCGGCGTCGGCGCGTTGTTTGCGCAGGGCGTCGGCTTGGTCGAGGATTTCGACGATGCGGCGTTGCTCCTTGAGTGGAGGCAGCGGTAGTTCCGTATTCTTTACGTCACGATCCGATACTGCCGGATAATGCGCGCCACGCACCTTCGATGTTAACGCATCAATAAATTCCGCAGTTCTGACAAAATAGAACAGATAACGCTCATCCACGAGTTCCCTGTCCGGGCGCAGCACACAGAAGCCTGTTGAGGCTATTTGACCATCCAACTCGGGCGGGACAATAGCAACCGTGTTCAGGTTTGGTCTTACGGTAGATACGAGAATATCTCCGGCTTTGACTACTTTCCTCGCACGGCTTGGTGCATCGGCGCCCTTTAGCTCGGCAGCCTGTACAATCTCCTTTTGATCCCGGTCAATCGATGCAATATCAATGTATTGAAACAAGTCGTTCGGGCGAGCACGTGGGTCGCGCGTACTGGTGCGTTGCGTAACGGATGCAATTGTCGTGAAGGGCCAGTTCATCCCGAAGCCTCAATCTCTCGCAACAACCTTTCGAGTCCATTTGCAATATCTTTCTCGATAACCAATACCTCCTTGATCAGCTCTACCGGGTCCTCTTCCGGTGCCGCTTCCGCCACCTGCGGCTTGTACCGCCCCGCCGCCAGGTTGTAATCGTTGGCGGCCAGGGTCTTGACGTCCGCCCACCAGCAGCGCGGTGGTTCGCTGCCGGGCTCCAGTACGCTGTTCGCCTCGACACCCGGCGGCTTGGTGAATTTGGATGCCTTGTATTCCTGCCACCTGGCCAGCAGGTCGGGGATGTCGTTGCGCTCGGGGGTTTCCACGCGGCCGCCGCCGGAGATCTTGTCCGGGTCGTAGCCGTCATTGGCGACCTCGTAGAACCAGACCTTTCTGTTTTTGGTCTTTCTGGCACCTTCGGCGGGCTTGCGGAACACGAGCACGCCGGTCTTGACGCCGGCGTAGGGCTTGAACACGCCGGCGGGCAGGGAGACCACGGCGAGCAGGTCGAAGTCCTCGATGAGTTTCTTGCGCAGCTCCTTGTGCGCCTTGGTGGAGCCGAACAGCAGGCCCTCCGGCACCACCACGGCACAGCGCCCGCCGGGTGCCAGGTGCTCCATCATCAGGCCCAGGAACAGCAGCTCGCTCTTCTTGGAGCGGGTCGGCAGGTCGGCGCGGATGGAGTCCTTGGGGATCTGGCCCGCGAAGGGCGGGTTAGAGAGGATCACCTTGTAGCGGCGTGTGAGGTCTTCCTCCGTCAGGCCGCCATGCTCGGACAGGGCGTTGCCTCGCTTGAGCCGGGCATGGCGGATGCCATGGAGAATGAGGTTCATCATGCTGATGCGCATCATCTGGCGGGAGACGTCCACGCCATAGATGGAGGTCTCCAGCAGGCCCCAGTCCGGTATCTTTTCACCCGCGCCCTTCTTGTAGGTCTGGAGGTTGGGAACGGCCTTTTTGGCCTCTTCCAGGGTCTGGCCCCGCCGCTCCAGCCAGTCTTCGCCGTAGATGGGGTATTCCTTGACTTCCTCGCTGTACTTGGCCAGCAGGTAATCCACGGTGTCGATGAGAAAACCGGCCGTGCCACAGGCGGGGTCGAAGACGGTGTCGCCCAGCTCCGGATCGACCATCTCCACCATAAAGGCGCGGATCTGGCGCGGGGTGCGGAACTGGCCATTGAGGGCCGACTGCCCCAGATGGGTGAGCATGTACTCGAAGATGTCACCCTTGACGTCAGGCCCCAGCTTGCGGAACTCAAAGGCGTCGATCTCGTCCACCACCTGCTTGAGCACGTTCGGGTCCACAATCTCCAGCACCGCGTCGCGAAAGTACTCCGCCACCTCCGGCTCGTCCTTGGCCAGCGAGGCCATGTAGGGAAAGACCTCGTCGCGGATGAAGTCGCGCAGTTCCGGGCCGCTCTTGAAACGCCACTTGGACCAGCGGTAGCGCTCGGCCTGCTGCGGGAACAGCAGTTTGCTGTTGCCGTTTTCGCCGCCCAGGCGCGCGCGCAACTCGCGGTCCTGTTCTTCTTCATCCAGCAGCTTGAGGAAGATGAGATAAGAGATCTGCTCGATGTAGGTGACCGGATTGGTCACACCGCCGGCCCAGAGGGTATCGGTGATGTGGTCGAGCTTTCTGCGCAGTTCGTGGTTCATGTGTTTTCCGACCTTCTGTCAAGTTTTGCTTCCACTGAATAGTGTTTCGTTCATTTCGTCCACCACCTTCTTGAGGCCTTGCTCGCCGAAAAGCTCGATCCCCAGGTTTGCCGCGTTCAGGATGGATAGTGGTGGCTGGAACAGGTCATCCAGCGTGAGCCTGCCCCGGGCAATGCCGCGGTTCTTGAGGAGCGCAAGATACTGGGCCTGCTCCGGGCTCAGGTTACGCGTGACCAGCCAGGCACGGAAGTTTTCCTCGACTACTTCCTCGCGGCTCTTGATCTTCTGCTGGCCGAGGGCGGCACGGATGAAATCCACCAGCGTCCCGCCCGGATTGCGGTAGGCCCTGCGCAGGTTTTCTTCGTTGAAATATCGTTCCGGCTGGTTAAGCCGGTCGGCGAGCTGTTGCTCTTCATCTTCGGATAGCGGTTCGCCTGATTTGACCTTATTGATAATCGGGTCACGTTCCACGGCTTCACGGATGGCCTGTTCCCAATCGGTGACATACTCGCGTTTGTCTACGCGCTCACCTTCCGGCCCGACCTCTACGTAGTTGACTGCCTCCAACCATTCGTCTTCGAGGCCCAATTCCACCAGCTCGCGCGGGGACACCCCTTTTGGTTTGCTGACCGCCGGCGCATGCCCACCGCCTGCGCCGGTGAAGATATCGGTGTCACTGTCATTGAAATACTGATGGTTACGGAAGAAGTCGTAGATCACGAACTTCTCTTTGCCAATATGGGGCGCAGTGCGTGTGCCCCGCCCTCGCATCTGCTGATACAGAATAGGACTGCGTACCCGCCGGCACATGACCAGATGCAGGACTTCGCGGCAGTCAAAGCCGGTATCCAGCATACCGACACTTACGGCAACCATGGGGTAGTCTTCGCGCTTGAACTTGCGAATTAACTCATCGGCATTGGGCACGTCGCTGGTAATCACTTCGGCGTACCGGCCCTGATGCTCGGGATGCAGCTCGTTGAGATATTGCGCCAAACGCGCGGCATGATGCTTGGTGATGGCGAAGACAACGGCCTTGCCCGGCCCCACCTTCTGCCCAGGGGCCAGTTCCTTGTAGTTCTGCCACGCCAGGCGATCGAACTCTTCCATCATGAGCCGGTTGGTCTGCTCATTCGTCCATTTACGCTCGAACTCAGCTGGGTCGTAGTGTTCCTCCTCAACATCTGCGCCTTCCGCGATGATCTCGGTGATACCCTCAGCGAACCGATAGGGCACCAGATAACCGTTCTTGAAGGCGTCCTGGATGGGATAGGAGAAATCCGGCGTGTCGTCCTTGCACTGATAGAATTTGAATGTGTTGCGTTCGATGTAGGCGGCCGGTGTCGCCGTCAGGCCGATGTGAATGGCATCGAAGTGCGTCAACGCCGTCTGCCAAGCGCCATAAATAGAACGGTGGCACTCATCAGCAATGACCACATCGAAATATCCGCTCGTATATTCGTGGTAGCGACCGATCATGGTTTGCAGCAGACATACCGTGATCTGCTGCTCAGTGCGCACCATGCCCGGCTTGAGCCAGTAGTGGCTGTATTGGCCCAGCAGGTCGCTGATCGCCTCCAACGCCTGCTTGGCGAGCTGTTCGCGGTCCACCAGGAACAGCACGCGCTCGGCATGGCCCGCCTGCATCAGGCGCTTGATATACTGGCAGATGAGGTCGGTCTTTCCGGTGCCAGTAGGCAGCTCGATCAGAAAACGACGTTTCCCGAGTTCGAGCGCTCGATCCATGGCACGCATGGCGTCCTTTTGATAGGGACGCAGTTCACGGGTCTCGCCCTGGCGGGTGTAATAGTCAGGGATCTCAATGGTAGCAAGCGGCTTGCGCTCGGTGCGCATGTGCACGAGGCGTTCCATGTCGCGCCGCGAGAAGAACGAATTGACGATGCGCGCATCGTCATTCTGGTAGTCCCAGAAATAGATCAGCTCC harbors:
- a CDS encoding SIR2 family protein — protein: MTDDVQKSGDEISPAFWVGGDNLLAVAEGSEDGAQQAALEEVRIRVGTLLKTETVSFLLGAGTSVDCGGPLLGKVPIAIEQAIHKEGIYGGDSPRLRRWLKMFYLSVQHVVDNGSVPTSRDHILERHKAIQDGGAEPLAANFEQVLSQLYRWRAALPEKGGRLRIEGDPGVDVTAEDLESCLAVAVRALAEACHLPAPDKQAGFITYKNFLRKVLTRPLNLKRVNLFTLNYDTLVEQAADAEGIVLLDGCVGTQRRIFRPESYEQDLYFPAETTEGRVHRFDRVVHLYKLHGSISWAVEEPSIENPYGITASAGEMASEGGHLLIYPTPAKYGETLGMPYSELFRRFAGALVRPQSVLFTIGYGFGDDHVNAIIRQALSVPSFTLVVVDPAPQSEFVKRLKEQQDQRVWIAEGDVGTFSGFVQDVLPDLREEDIRKKVIATQRALSKSRSEEQGGENGGG
- a CDS encoding restriction endonuclease subunit S, with the protein product MNWPFTTIASVTQRTSTRDPRARPNDLFQYIDIASIDRDQKEIVQAAELKGADAPSRARKVVKAGDILVSTVRPNLNTVAIVPPELDGQIASTGFCVLRPDRELVDERYLFYFVRTAEFIDALTSKVRGAHYPAVSDRDVKNTELPLPPLKEQRRIVEILDQADALRKQRADADKKAARILPALFYQMFGDPLLNPRGWDVQPFGALKGETGLVTDGDWILSENMDESGNVRLLQLADIGIGRFLDKSRKFITDEKFDELGCTEVLAGDVLVSRMAEPIGRACIVPELEQRAITAVDITIVRVGQSVALPEYVVCLCNMPFFLGKAQAAASGTTRGRITRRNLEKIPVPIPPVEMQKEFACRYNEMEKMSVGMMNAHQFLESLFNSLMRSAFSGELTAGWRKAHTKELLREMESQAQAIS
- a CDS encoding class I SAM-dependent DNA methyltransferase, encoding MNHELRRKLDHITDTLWAGGVTNPVTYIEQISYLIFLKLLDEEEQDRELRARLGGENGNSKLLFPQQAERYRWSKWRFKSGPELRDFIRDEVFPYMASLAKDEPEVAEYFRDAVLEIVDPNVLKQVVDEIDAFEFRKLGPDVKGDIFEYMLTHLGQSALNGQFRTPRQIRAFMVEMVDPELGDTVFDPACGTAGFLIDTVDYLLAKYSEEVKEYPIYGEDWLERRGQTLEEAKKAVPNLQTYKKGAGEKIPDWGLLETSIYGVDVSRQMMRISMMNLILHGIRHARLKRGNALSEHGGLTEEDLTRRYKVILSNPPFAGQIPKDSIRADLPTRSKKSELLFLGLMMEHLAPGGRCAVVVPEGLLFGSTKAHKELRKKLIEDFDLLAVVSLPAGVFKPYAGVKTGVLVFRKPAEGARKTKNRKVWFYEVANDGYDPDKISGGGRVETPERNDIPDLLARWQEYKASKFTKPPGVEANSVLEPGSEPPRCWWADVKTLAANDYNLAAGRYKPQVAEAAPEEDPVELIKEVLVIEKDIANGLERLLREIEASG
- a CDS encoding type I restriction endonuclease subunit R, with amino-acid sequence MAKDTTKETDARIVIDDWLRQAGWDPADKSQVLTEVKAGGGSSGVAYPGADGDAGALRTSDGDEVPTGRADYVLLDQRGRPLAVIEAKKKAIHPYVAKQQALPYAKQLKAPFIFLTNGELIYFWDYQNDDARIVNSFFSRRDMERLVHMRTERKPLATIEIPDYYTRQGETRELRPYQKDAMRAMDRALELGKRRFLIELPTGTGKTDLICQYIKRLMQAGHAERVLFLVDREQLAKQALEAISDLLGQYSHYWLKPGMVRTEQQITVCLLQTMIGRYHEYTSGYFDVVIADECHRSIYGAWQTALTHFDAIHIGLTATPAAYIERNTFKFYQCKDDTPDFSYPIQDAFKNGYLVPYRFAEGITEIIAEGADVEEEHYDPAEFERKWTNEQTNRLMMEEFDRLAWQNYKELAPGQKVGPGKAVVFAITKHHAARLAQYLNELHPEHQGRYAEVITSDVPNADELIRKFKREDYPMVAVSVGMLDTGFDCREVLHLVMCRRVRSPILYQQMRGRGTRTAPHIGKEKFVIYDFFRNHQYFNDSDTDIFTGAGGGHAPAVSKPKGVSPRELVELGLEDEWLEAVNYVEVGPEGERVDKREYVTDWEQAIREAVERDPIINKVKSGEPLSEDEEQQLADRLNQPERYFNEENLRRAYRNPGGTLVDFIRAALGQQKIKSREEVVEENFRAWLVTRNLSPEQAQYLALLKNRGIARGRLTLDDLFQPPLSILNAANLGIELFGEQGLKKVVDEMNETLFSGSKT